In Castor canadensis chromosome 11, mCasCan1.hap1v2, whole genome shotgun sequence, a single genomic region encodes these proteins:
- the Dnai2 gene encoding dynein axonemal intermediate chain 2 isoform X1: MSRAPGGLPRVPRPARIARQPVNSGRFEQRRSGDCGLCAFPSAERKEEPTQAASTMEIVYVYVKKRSEFGKQCNFSDRHAELNIDISPNPELAAQFVERNPVDTGIQCSTSMSEHEANTERFEMETRGVNHVEGGWPKDVNPQELEQTIRFRKKVEKDENYINAIMQLGSIMEHCIKQNNAIDIYEEYFDDEEAVEVTEEAPSAKTINVFRDPQEIKRTATHLSWHPDGNRKLAVAYSCLDFQRAPAGMSYESYIWDLENPNRPELALKSSSPLVTLEYNPKDSHVLLGGCYNGQIACWDIRKGSLVADLSTIEFSHRDPVYGSIWLQSKTGTECFSASTDGQVMWWDIRKLSEPTEVVIMDISRKEQLENALGATSLEFESTLPTKFMVGTEQGIVISCNRKAKTSAEKIVCTFSGHHGPIYALQRNPFYPKNFLTVGDWTARIWSEDSRESSIMWTKYHMAYLTDGAWSPIRPAVFFTTKMDGTLDIWDLVFKQCDPALSLKVCDEALFCLRVQDNGCLIACGSQLGTTTLLEVSSGLSTLQRNEKNIASSMFERETRREKILEARHREMRLKEKGKAEGKDEDQRDELLAVDLNELVTTAEEEFFSVIFSELKRKEAEAMRKKSKARKRSSAKADDVLVEEDAGEGEDAWEAEDAEGENGREEEGGEEERPA, translated from the exons CAGCCAGCACCATGGAGATTGTCTACGTGTACGTCAAGAAGCGTAGCGAGTTTGGGAAACAGTGCAACTTCTCAGACCGCCATGCCGAGCTGAACATCGACATTTCACCCAACCCCGAGCTGGCTGCACAGTTCGTGGAGCGGAACCCAGTGGACACGGGTATCCAGTGCTCAACCAGCATGTCAGAACATGAG GCCAACACAGAACGGTTTGAGATGGAGACCCGGGGGGTTAACCATGTCGAAGGGGGCTGGCCCAAGGATGTGAACCCCCAGGAACTGGAGCAAACCATCCGCTTCCGGAAGAAAGTGGAAAAGGATGAGAATTACATCAATGCCATCATGCAGCTCGGCTCG ATCATGGAACACTGCATCAAGCAGAACAATGCCATTGACATCTATGAGGAGTATTTTGATGACGAGGAAGCCGTGGAGGTGACCGAGGAGGCCCCCTCAGCTAAAACCATCAACGTCTTCAG GGACCCCCAGGAAATCAAGCGGACGGCCACACACCTCTCCTGGCACCCTGATGGCAACAGGAAGTTGGCAGTGGCGTATTCTTGCCTGGATTTTCAGCGGGCCCCTGCGGGCATGAGCTACGAGTCGTATATCTGGGACCTGG aAAACCCCAATAGGCCTGAACTTGCCCTGAAGTCATCTTCTCCACTGGTCACATTGGAATACAACCCCAAAGATTCCCACGTGCTCCTGGGGGGCTGCTACAATGGGCAGATAG CCTGCTGGGACATCCGGAAGGGCAGCCTGGTTGCAGATCTGTCCACCATCGAATTTAGCCACCGAGACCCTGTGTATGGCTCCATCTGGCTGCAGTCGAAGACCGGTACCGAGTGTTTCTCTGCATCCACGGATGGACAG GTCATGTGGTGGGACATCCGTAAGTTGAGCGAGCCCACCGAGGTGGTGATCATGGACATCTCCAGGAAAGAGCAGCTGGAAAATGCCTTGGGAGCCACCTCCCTGGAGTTCGAGTCTACGTTG CCAACCAAGTTCATGGTCGGCACTGAGCAGGGTATTGTCATCTCCTGCAACCGCAAGGCCAAGACATCAGCAGAGAAGATTGTGTGTACCTTCTCAGGCCACCACGGCCCCATCTACGCCCTCCAGAGAAACCCCTTCTACCCAAAGAACTTCCTGACTGTTGGCGACTGGACAGCCCGCATCTGGTCTGAAGATAGCCGGGAGTCGTCCATTATGTGGACCAA GTACCACATGGCTTACCTCACCGATGGAGCCTGGAGCCCCATCAGACCAGCTGTTTTCTTCACCACCAAGATGGACGGGACCCTGGATATCTGGGACCTTGTGTTCAAGCAATGCGATCCTGCTCTCAGCCTGAAG GTGTGTGATGAGGCTCTCTTCTGCCTCCGGGTGCAGGATAACGGATGTCTCATTGCCTGTGGCTCCCAGCTAGGGACAACCACCCTGCTAGAAGTCTCTAGTGGGCTCTCCACCCTCCAGAGGAATGAGAAGAACATAGCTTCTTCC ATGTTTGAGCGTGAGACCCGGCGGGAGAAGATCCTAGAAGCCAGGCACCGAGAGATGCGGCTGAAGGAGAAAGGCAAGGCAGAGGGCAAGGACGAGGATCAGAGAGACGAGTTGTTGGCCGTGGACTTGAACGAGCTAGTCACCACTGCTGAGGAGGAATTCTTCAGTGTCATCTTTTCAGAGCTGAAGAGGAAAGAGGCAGAGGCCATGAGGAAGAAGTCAAAGGCT AGAAAACGGTCAAGTGCAAAGGCAGATGATGTGCTGGTGGAAGAAGATgctggggagggagaagatgCCTGGGAGGCAGAAGATGCTGAAGGAGAAAATGgcagggaagaagaagggggtGAGGAAGAGAGGCCAGCTTAG
- the Dnai2 gene encoding dynein axonemal intermediate chain 2 isoform X2 translates to MSRAPGGLPRVPRPARIARQPVNSGRFEQRRSGDCGLCAFPSAERKEEPTQASTMEIVYVYVKKRSEFGKQCNFSDRHAELNIDISPNPELAAQFVERNPVDTGIQCSTSMSEHEANTERFEMETRGVNHVEGGWPKDVNPQELEQTIRFRKKVEKDENYINAIMQLGSIMEHCIKQNNAIDIYEEYFDDEEAVEVTEEAPSAKTINVFRDPQEIKRTATHLSWHPDGNRKLAVAYSCLDFQRAPAGMSYESYIWDLENPNRPELALKSSSPLVTLEYNPKDSHVLLGGCYNGQIACWDIRKGSLVADLSTIEFSHRDPVYGSIWLQSKTGTECFSASTDGQVMWWDIRKLSEPTEVVIMDISRKEQLENALGATSLEFESTLPTKFMVGTEQGIVISCNRKAKTSAEKIVCTFSGHHGPIYALQRNPFYPKNFLTVGDWTARIWSEDSRESSIMWTKYHMAYLTDGAWSPIRPAVFFTTKMDGTLDIWDLVFKQCDPALSLKVCDEALFCLRVQDNGCLIACGSQLGTTTLLEVSSGLSTLQRNEKNIASSMFERETRREKILEARHREMRLKEKGKAEGKDEDQRDELLAVDLNELVTTAEEEFFSVIFSELKRKEAEAMRKKSKARKRSSAKADDVLVEEDAGEGEDAWEAEDAEGENGREEEGGEEERPA, encoded by the exons CCAGCACCATGGAGATTGTCTACGTGTACGTCAAGAAGCGTAGCGAGTTTGGGAAACAGTGCAACTTCTCAGACCGCCATGCCGAGCTGAACATCGACATTTCACCCAACCCCGAGCTGGCTGCACAGTTCGTGGAGCGGAACCCAGTGGACACGGGTATCCAGTGCTCAACCAGCATGTCAGAACATGAG GCCAACACAGAACGGTTTGAGATGGAGACCCGGGGGGTTAACCATGTCGAAGGGGGCTGGCCCAAGGATGTGAACCCCCAGGAACTGGAGCAAACCATCCGCTTCCGGAAGAAAGTGGAAAAGGATGAGAATTACATCAATGCCATCATGCAGCTCGGCTCG ATCATGGAACACTGCATCAAGCAGAACAATGCCATTGACATCTATGAGGAGTATTTTGATGACGAGGAAGCCGTGGAGGTGACCGAGGAGGCCCCCTCAGCTAAAACCATCAACGTCTTCAG GGACCCCCAGGAAATCAAGCGGACGGCCACACACCTCTCCTGGCACCCTGATGGCAACAGGAAGTTGGCAGTGGCGTATTCTTGCCTGGATTTTCAGCGGGCCCCTGCGGGCATGAGCTACGAGTCGTATATCTGGGACCTGG aAAACCCCAATAGGCCTGAACTTGCCCTGAAGTCATCTTCTCCACTGGTCACATTGGAATACAACCCCAAAGATTCCCACGTGCTCCTGGGGGGCTGCTACAATGGGCAGATAG CCTGCTGGGACATCCGGAAGGGCAGCCTGGTTGCAGATCTGTCCACCATCGAATTTAGCCACCGAGACCCTGTGTATGGCTCCATCTGGCTGCAGTCGAAGACCGGTACCGAGTGTTTCTCTGCATCCACGGATGGACAG GTCATGTGGTGGGACATCCGTAAGTTGAGCGAGCCCACCGAGGTGGTGATCATGGACATCTCCAGGAAAGAGCAGCTGGAAAATGCCTTGGGAGCCACCTCCCTGGAGTTCGAGTCTACGTTG CCAACCAAGTTCATGGTCGGCACTGAGCAGGGTATTGTCATCTCCTGCAACCGCAAGGCCAAGACATCAGCAGAGAAGATTGTGTGTACCTTCTCAGGCCACCACGGCCCCATCTACGCCCTCCAGAGAAACCCCTTCTACCCAAAGAACTTCCTGACTGTTGGCGACTGGACAGCCCGCATCTGGTCTGAAGATAGCCGGGAGTCGTCCATTATGTGGACCAA GTACCACATGGCTTACCTCACCGATGGAGCCTGGAGCCCCATCAGACCAGCTGTTTTCTTCACCACCAAGATGGACGGGACCCTGGATATCTGGGACCTTGTGTTCAAGCAATGCGATCCTGCTCTCAGCCTGAAG GTGTGTGATGAGGCTCTCTTCTGCCTCCGGGTGCAGGATAACGGATGTCTCATTGCCTGTGGCTCCCAGCTAGGGACAACCACCCTGCTAGAAGTCTCTAGTGGGCTCTCCACCCTCCAGAGGAATGAGAAGAACATAGCTTCTTCC ATGTTTGAGCGTGAGACCCGGCGGGAGAAGATCCTAGAAGCCAGGCACCGAGAGATGCGGCTGAAGGAGAAAGGCAAGGCAGAGGGCAAGGACGAGGATCAGAGAGACGAGTTGTTGGCCGTGGACTTGAACGAGCTAGTCACCACTGCTGAGGAGGAATTCTTCAGTGTCATCTTTTCAGAGCTGAAGAGGAAAGAGGCAGAGGCCATGAGGAAGAAGTCAAAGGCT AGAAAACGGTCAAGTGCAAAGGCAGATGATGTGCTGGTGGAAGAAGATgctggggagggagaagatgCCTGGGAGGCAGAAGATGCTGAAGGAGAAAATGgcagggaagaagaagggggtGAGGAAGAGAGGCCAGCTTAG